The sequence GAGCCCATTCCATGCGTCGATTGACGGTTCTGGCTTTCGGGCTGGCCTTTTTCGCGATGGCCGGCGCTCCCGCTAGGGGGACGCCCCAGGCCAGCACACAAGCTAACAAGCCGGCCGAGCGGGCCAAGGCGGAGGAGGGGAAGGTGGCACCAAAGGCCGGGGCCACCGCGGCGAAAGTGCTGCCCTCCGGCTTCGATCTCGAGAAGTATTTCTCGGAGATGGAGGAAGACGTCGCCGTCTACGATCCCGCGTCGCCTTGGATCTACGAGGGCAAGGCCGCCTGGCGCAAGCGAGTCGAGCAGATGGTCAAGATTCGCCAGTTCCTGGACCTGAACCAGTTCCATAAGACCGAAGTTGAGCTGGGCGACATGAAGATTGTGACCGTATACCGGGAAATCCGTCGCGTGGAGGGAAGCATGACTTCCCGCCTGCATGGCCGCATCACGTGGGTCTACCTCAAACAGCCGGATGGGCGCTGGTTCCTCTGGCACGATCACACCTCGGAGATCCCCGAGGACTACTCGTACGGCAAGTAGGAGGAGCCATGAAGATCCCGTCCATGACGTTTCTTGCCATTGCCCTCGCCGGCTTCGCCGCGGGCCCGGCCACGGCCCAGATTGACACCAGCACCGATGAGGGCCAGATCAACCAAACGCTGCGGGACGTGCGCCTTGCCCTCGCCACGGGCGACATCGACGGCGCCATGAAGTTCTACTGGAACGATCCAAGAATGACGGTCATCGACCCCGACGAGGGCATTCGGCTCAACGGCTGGACTTACTACAAAACGTGGCTTTCTGACCGAGCCTCCGTGCAGAAGACCCTCCTTTGGCGTGCCCACGAGCGGAAGCTTCATGTCAGGGGCAACAATGCATACGTGACCTTCCTGGTTACGCGGCAGGTCCAGATGGGCAACATGGTTCGGCAGCAAAACGAGCGTGGTACCTATGTCTTGAAGAAGATGGACGGCAAGTGGCTCATCGTGGCCCAGCACATTTCCGCCTGGCCCCAGATGGTGCTCTTCCAGCAAACCAAGTGACTCGTTTCCCTTCGAACCAGTGACGCCCACCAGCCGCCTCATGGCGTTCTTCGCGTCTGCGACCCTGGTGGCGGCGCTCCCTGCCACTGGACAGGGCCGTCCTACCGCCATCCGGAACGCCACGATCTTCCCGGTTGTGGGCCCGCCGATCCCGGGAGGATCGATAGTCTTCGACAAGGGCCGCATCATCGCCCTCGGCCGGGGGGTCGCGGTTCCGCCGGGCGCGGACGTGGTAGACGGCACCGGTCTCTACGTACTGCCAGGCCTCATCGATCCCCATTCCCATCTCGGGGTGTCGAGCTGGCCATCGGTGGCCGCCAACAATGACACGAACGAGGCCACTGACCCAGTTACGCCTCAGGTGCGCGTCATCGATGGCTTCAACGTGGACGACCCGGCCATTCGGCGCGTGGTTGCAGCAGGCGTCACCACCATCCAGGTCTTCCCGGGTAGCACCAACGTGATTGGTGGGGAAGGGGCGGTCTTCAAGCTCAAGGTTGGTGGGGGGCTCGCCGAGATGCTGTTCCCGGGCGCGCCCCGCCTGATGAAGATGGCCATGGGCGAGAATCCGAAGGCAACCTATGGCCCTAGGGGCCAGCTTCCCGCAACCCGCATGGGCATTTTCGCCCTTCTCCGTGATGCGTTCGGGAAGGCGCGCGAATACCGTGAGCGGTGGGATCGCTGGGAGTCGCTGCCGGAGGACAAGCGGGGCCCGGCCCCCGCTCGCGATCTAAAGCTCGAACCGCTGGCCGAGATCCTTCGTGGACGGATGCGCGTCCACATCCACTGCTACAGGAAGGACGAGTTCCTCACTCTGCTGCGAATCGCAGACGAATTCGGCTTCAAGATTACCTCCTTCCAACATGCGATGGAGTCCTACAAGATAGCCGACGAACTCGCCCG comes from Vicinamibacteria bacterium and encodes:
- a CDS encoding nuclear transport factor 2 family protein encodes the protein MKIPSMTFLAIALAGFAAGPATAQIDTSTDEGQINQTLRDVRLALATGDIDGAMKFYWNDPRMTVIDPDEGIRLNGWTYYKTWLSDRASVQKTLLWRAHERKLHVRGNNAYVTFLVTRQVQMGNMVRQQNERGTYVLKKMDGKWLIVAQHISAWPQMVLFQQTK
- a CDS encoding amidohydrolase; its protein translation is MAFFASATLVAALPATGQGRPTAIRNATIFPVVGPPIPGGSIVFDKGRIIALGRGVAVPPGADVVDGTGLYVLPGLIDPHSHLGVSSWPSVAANNDTNEATDPVTPQVRVIDGFNVDDPAIRRVVAAGVTTIQVFPGSTNVIGGEGAVFKLKVGGGLAEMLFPGAPRLMKMAMGENPKATYGPRGQLPATRMGIFALLRDAFGKAREYRERWDRWESLPEDKRGPAPARDLKLEPLAEILRGRMRVHIHCYRKDEFLTLLRIADEFGFKITSFQHAMESYKIADELARRGVAVSVYPDAFGRKIEHWDQIPQNAAFMNAMGVLMTLHSDFPFFAQRLSTEAAKLIKYGGISEEDALKSITLNPARLIGIEKWVGSLEVGKHADISVFNRHPFDSFTLCQRTYIDGELVFDRQRDQAWLARYE